The Candidatus Saccharibacteria bacterium sequence TAATTGGGGCGTTAAACTGGGGACTAGTTGGCTTCTTCGACTACAACTTGGTTGATGCGCTCTTTGGCGAAGGATCGACCCTATCGCGTGTGGTATATGCACTTGTGGGGCTTGCGGCACTCGTTGTTGTAGGCATGAAATTCATGCACTCCAAAGACGAACACGCAGCAATGTAGTATGTTGCGGAAAAAGCCGGCATTACAGCCGGCTTTTTTGTTATAAA is a genomic window containing:
- a CDS encoding DUF378 domain-containing protein — encoded protein: MKAIHVTALALVVIGALNWGLVGFFDYNLVDALFGEGSTLSRVVYALVGLAALVVVGMKFMHSKDEHAAM